A stretch of DNA from Qingrenia yutianensis:
TTTTGATTGACATAAAAGTTCCTCCTGTGGTTTTGGATTTGTTTGTGTCCATTTCATTATATCACACTTTTTTCTGTCCATCAAATCTGGGAAGACGGCAAAGCGCTGTCTGCCGAATACGAAGCGGAACAGGAACAGCTTGAAGCAGAAATTACAGCACAGCAAACAGAAATCGAAGGCTATGAGCTTGACAGCGATAAAGTAAGTCAGTTTATGGAGCTTGCAAAGAAATATACCGATTTTTCCGTACTTACTGTACCGATGATAAATGAGTTTATAGACAAGATTATAGTACACGCTCCCGACAAATCAAG
This window harbors:
- a CDS encoding DUF4368 domain-containing protein produces the protein MCPFHYITLFSVHQIWEDGKALSAEYEAEQEQLEAEITAQQTEIEGYELDSDKVSQFMELAKKYTDFSVLTVPMINEFIDKIIVHAPDKSSGVRVQEVEIFLNFIGNFELPIPEPTPEELEELKKIQLKRKRNREAVNRYQTKMKEKRRLAAQQAKEQKKTVDEESA